In Pseudobdellovibrionaceae bacterium, the following proteins share a genomic window:
- a CDS encoding ferredoxin — MADKNNKYDENVDGKFYVDSECIACDACVLTAPDHFGMDENDGHAFVIKQPGSEEEENLCQEAMDGCPVEAIGSDGEA, encoded by the coding sequence ATGGCTGACAAGAACAACAAGTATGACGAAAACGTAGATGGCAAATTCTACGTTGATTCTGAATGCATCGCTTGTGATGCCTGTGTCCTAACAGCTCCCGATCATTTTGGCATGGACGAAAATGATGGTCATGCATTCGTTATCAAGCAACCCGGCAGCGAAGAAGAGGAGAACCTGTGCCAGGAGGCAATGGACGGTTGCCCTGTGGAAGCCATTGGCAGCGATGGCGAGGCCTAA
- the scpB gene encoding SMC-Scp complex subunit ScpB codes for MGEAQMDVEIEEEEHLAAADSDDWAQFEEEAARLAGENPVADEEMLAAADEERVFDELEDSEENHFSAEGTELEGYESEDVEDAEFIEDDQLVSIVESVLFSTDKPMSVAHMKQAFKGTKVKAKQIRRALDLLAVEYAGANRGVTLEEVNGGYQLRTKMDNMTYLRRMVKARPFKLSGPALEVIAIAAYKQPVTKSEIDSIRGVESGHLLRGLMEKGLVNFAGKSDLPGKPMLYATTRKFLEIFGLRNIRELPSLTEIDELIPEGIGEVEEKKEKLEDITGDLSMQVADSYSEGEEELLKISSQLETITTSSDFFEDEKRRQKEKRDRERAEDIRDALAVGEEVDPKDAKWLARYEKALEEKAAAASSAAEAATAPASETSETTEAEDVKEISETKEAGTRTLEEEVDQAFEALVSSQGEEIDSIDGFGTVADMEAAADARDEARLKAEPGAEEVPSHDFMDEETVTQTFAAADLSFEGEDEALSSGAKIGEVSFGKLEKDMEIFDEEQFVEEEISQEPEPSAEV; via the coding sequence ATGGGCGAGGCTCAAATGGATGTCGAAATCGAGGAAGAAGAGCATCTCGCAGCCGCCGATTCAGACGACTGGGCCCAGTTTGAGGAAGAGGCGGCAAGGCTTGCGGGCGAAAACCCGGTGGCCGATGAGGAGATGTTGGCCGCAGCCGATGAAGAACGGGTTTTCGATGAGTTGGAGGACAGTGAAGAGAATCATTTCTCGGCCGAAGGCACTGAGCTGGAAGGCTATGAGTCCGAAGATGTTGAGGATGCCGAGTTTATCGAGGACGACCAACTGGTGTCTATTGTGGAAAGCGTGTTGTTTTCCACTGATAAGCCCATGTCTGTGGCTCACATGAAGCAAGCCTTTAAGGGCACGAAGGTGAAGGCCAAGCAAATCCGTAGGGCCCTGGATCTTTTGGCGGTGGAGTATGCCGGCGCCAATCGCGGCGTGACCCTTGAGGAAGTCAATGGCGGCTACCAGCTGCGCACAAAAATGGACAATATGACCTACTTGCGGCGCATGGTGAAAGCCCGTCCGTTTAAGTTGTCCGGACCTGCATTGGAAGTGATTGCTATTGCGGCCTATAAGCAGCCGGTGACCAAGTCAGAAATCGACAGCATCCGCGGTGTGGAATCCGGCCACTTGTTGCGGGGCTTGATGGAGAAGGGTCTGGTGAATTTCGCTGGCAAGAGCGATCTGCCCGGCAAACCCATGCTCTATGCCACAACCAGGAAGTTTTTGGAGATTTTTGGTTTGCGCAACATCAGGGAACTTCCTTCTTTGACGGAAATCGATGAGCTGATCCCAGAGGGTATTGGCGAGGTCGAAGAGAAGAAAGAGAAGTTGGAAGACATCACTGGAGATCTCTCCATGCAAGTGGCAGATAGCTACTCTGAGGGTGAAGAGGAGTTGCTCAAGATTTCCAGCCAATTGGAGACTATCACGACGAGCTCTGACTTTTTTGAAGACGAAAAACGTCGACAGAAGGAAAAGAGGGACCGTGAGAGGGCCGAAGACATTCGCGATGCTTTGGCCGTTGGCGAGGAAGTGGACCCCAAGGACGCCAAGTGGTTGGCGCGCTATGAAAAGGCCCTAGAGGAAAAGGCGGCAGCTGCATCCTCAGCTGCTGAAGCGGCGACGGCACCGGCGAGTGAAACCTCAGAGACCACCGAAGCCGAAGATGTTAAAGAGATCTCAGAGACCAAGGAAGCTGGAACTCGCACTCTTGAAGAAGAAGTGGATCAGGCCTTTGAAGCTCTTGTGTCCTCTCAAGGCGAAGAAATTGATTCTATAGATGGATTTGGCACCGTGGCCGATATGGAAGCTGCAGCCGATGCCCGTGATGAGGCGAGATTGAAGGCTGAGCCCGGGGCTGAAGAGGTCCCTTCACATGATTTTATGGATGAGGAAACAGTCACCCAAACATTTGCTGCGGCAGACCTTAGCTTTGAGGGCGAAGACGAGGCTCTCAGCAGTGGAGCCAAAATTGGCGAAGTGTCCTTTGGCAAATTGGAAAAGGACATGGAAATCTTCGATGAAGAGCAATTTGTCGAAGAGGAAATCAGCCAGGAACCGGAGCCGTCGGCCGAAGTCTAA
- the psd gene encoding phosphatidylserine decarboxylase (Phosphatidylserine decarboxylase is synthesized as a single chain precursor. Generation of the pyruvoyl active site from a Ser is coupled to cleavage of a Gly-Ser bond between the larger (beta) and smaller (alpha chains). It is an integral membrane protein.), whose protein sequence is MSLKEILLGYLLYLVPKNLMSYWVGRLTCLKMPGILGPALVAWFARRYKLNMDEAEFPLEAYPSINQLFTRRLKPGARPLGEGVVHPADSCLTQRGEIILGSLYQIKGWGYSAQELLAESDVSHWEHGHYLTYYLCPTDYHRVHSPVAGKVVRITHIPGALWPVNLWSVHNIPHLFARNERLIFYIDTALGRVALVMVGATNVGKMTLCFDSDWVTNQPNQREIRRKDMEPAFEVQKGEELGIFNMGSTVVMLYPPGFLDSFPEDGGVEIPVRMGESLFPTSH, encoded by the coding sequence ATGAGTCTTAAGGAAATTCTGCTGGGGTACCTGCTCTATTTGGTGCCCAAAAACCTGATGAGTTATTGGGTGGGGCGTTTGACCTGCCTGAAAATGCCCGGCATTCTCGGGCCTGCTCTTGTTGCCTGGTTCGCTCGCCGCTACAAGCTCAACATGGACGAGGCAGAATTCCCCTTAGAGGCCTACCCGAGCATTAATCAGTTGTTCACTCGTAGATTGAAGCCCGGGGCCAGACCCCTGGGAGAGGGTGTCGTCCATCCTGCTGATTCCTGTCTCACCCAGCGTGGGGAAATTATTCTAGGTTCTCTCTACCAAATCAAAGGCTGGGGTTACTCGGCTCAGGAACTTTTGGCTGAATCGGACGTCTCCCATTGGGAGCATGGCCACTATTTGACTTATTACCTGTGCCCAACCGATTACCACCGTGTCCACTCTCCCGTTGCCGGCAAGGTGGTCAGAATCACCCATATCCCTGGCGCGTTGTGGCCGGTGAATCTTTGGAGTGTTCACAATATTCCCCACTTGTTTGCCCGCAATGAAAGATTGATCTTTTACATTGATACGGCCTTGGGGCGGGTCGCTCTTGTCATGGTGGGCGCAACCAATGTTGGGAAAATGACTCTTTGTTTTGATTCGGACTGGGTCACCAATCAACCCAACCAGCGTGAGATTAGGCGCAAGGACATGGAGCCGGCCTTTGAGGTGCAAAAGGGCGAGGAACTGGGGATTTTTAATATGGGAAGCACAGTGGTGATGCTCTATCCGCCCGGGTTTTTGGATTCATTTCCTGAAGATGGTGGAGTCGAGATTCCCGTCAGGATGGGAGAAAGTTTGTTCCCCACTAGTCACTGA
- a CDS encoding site-2 protease family protein, whose protein sequence is MNHFNLVEVGAKVAVFFVPFLFALCFHEFAHGWVARRKGDRTAEIMGRLTLNPFAHLDWFGTVILPIMAIAFQWPLFGWAKPVPVNSRNLENPKKDMFWIALAGPLSNVILAVVGAVALGLVHPFLSESLRDPVSNMLVGFIWINLLLAIFNMIPMHPLDGGKVLARFLPESANRKMEENQSTMNMILIGVFLMGGFRYLAYPVGFLRDILIGVAETVARLIS, encoded by the coding sequence ATGAATCATTTCAATCTGGTGGAAGTAGGGGCTAAAGTCGCGGTTTTCTTTGTTCCCTTCCTGTTTGCCCTTTGCTTTCATGAATTTGCGCACGGTTGGGTGGCTCGACGTAAGGGCGACCGCACAGCAGAAATTATGGGTCGGTTGACCCTGAACCCCTTTGCCCATCTGGATTGGTTTGGCACTGTCATTTTGCCCATCATGGCTATCGCCTTTCAATGGCCCCTTTTTGGCTGGGCCAAGCCCGTGCCGGTGAATTCACGTAATTTGGAGAACCCCAAAAAAGATATGTTTTGGATTGCTCTGGCAGGACCCTTGTCTAACGTGATTTTGGCGGTGGTGGGTGCTGTTGCGCTGGGCTTAGTGCACCCCTTTTTGTCGGAGTCTCTTCGCGATCCAGTCTCCAATATGTTGGTGGGCTTTATATGGATCAACCTTTTGTTAGCCATCTTTAATATGATCCCCATGCACCCCTTGGACGGGGGGAAGGTATTGGCGCGCTTTCTTCCGGAAAGTGCTAACCGCAAAATGGAGGAAAACCAAAGCACCATGAATATGATCTTGATCGGGGTGTTCTTGATGGGCGGGTTTCGCTACCTGGCTTATCCCGTGGGCTTTCTTCGTGACATCTTGATTGGGGTGGCCGAGACGGTGGCTCGGCTTATTTCTTAA
- a CDS encoding PilZ domain-containing protein, with protein sequence MSKKAIDPTDQMIEVEPDETDGDTITQVPLRSLLVDDEKTADIPVLNSEPPRPPRPVLNAAALQKAMTVCRRQVARVPVVGPIMILDGDGTIICKGTGHNISQKGMGAQIYHRKQRIEVGQKVVLEIFGNRGLKPFRAEAEVLNLYSRHKQGKLAYWGIGLRWTNLSALVVKLLEDYTRVSGTTLGGFDYRERV encoded by the coding sequence GTGAGCAAGAAGGCAATTGATCCAACAGACCAGATGATTGAAGTTGAACCAGATGAAACCGACGGTGACACCATCACCCAGGTTCCCTTGCGCTCCTTGCTGGTTGATGACGAGAAGACCGCCGATATTCCGGTTCTAAATTCAGAGCCACCTAGACCTCCCCGGCCCGTGCTCAACGCCGCAGCCCTACAGAAGGCAATGACAGTTTGTCGTCGGCAAGTGGCGCGGGTGCCAGTCGTCGGCCCGATCATGATCCTTGATGGAGATGGCACGATTATCTGTAAGGGTACCGGGCATAACATTAGCCAAAAGGGAATGGGCGCGCAGATCTATCACCGGAAACAACGTATTGAAGTTGGACAAAAGGTGGTTTTGGAAATCTTTGGCAATAGGGGTCTAAAACCCTTTCGCGCAGAAGCGGAAGTCCTTAATCTATACTCGCGACATAAGCAGGGTAAGCTTGCCTACTGGGGCATTGGATTGCGTTGGACGAACTTGAGCGCATTGGTAGTGAAACTACTTGAGGATTATACAAGGGTCTCTGGGACTACATTAGGTGGTTTCGATTACCGCGAGCGCGTCTAG
- a CDS encoding potassium channel protein yields MVSIRRSTFFVAILVVLVFVGGVFGYSYIEGWGLFDSLYMTAITLTTTGYQEVRPLSPEGRAFTIVLLIVGMGTVAFSITQFMQDLFSINFKLQRRKKMEKKLEGLVGHTIICGYGRIGRVIASELHRAERDFAIIEKNERNLHDLEQTPYLFVEGDATHDEYLERAGIRRAACLVNMVDCDADSLYISLAGRTLNPDLYIIARASDESARRKILRAGADKVILPVVVSGVKVAQSVLNPAIEGLLDIEGVDLQADRRVQMAEIDITAKSKLKGKSLINCGFKREGVIVVGIRHKDGEFTFAPDSQYEFSEGDTLVTLSTPQSFEEVKQAQQDA; encoded by the coding sequence ATGGTATCCATCCGCCGAAGCACGTTTTTTGTCGCCATACTCGTGGTGCTGGTCTTTGTCGGCGGTGTGTTTGGCTACTCCTACATCGAGGGCTGGGGGCTGTTTGACTCCCTTTATATGACCGCTATCACCCTGACAACCACGGGTTATCAAGAAGTGCGGCCCCTTTCACCTGAAGGCCGGGCCTTCACTATCGTGTTGCTGATAGTGGGGATGGGAACCGTCGCCTTCTCCATCACCCAATTTATGCAAGACCTATTTTCCATCAACTTCAAACTGCAGCGGAGGAAAAAGATGGAGAAAAAACTCGAAGGCCTAGTTGGCCACACCATCATTTGTGGCTACGGCCGAATCGGGCGAGTGATCGCCTCCGAGCTTCACAGGGCTGAGAGGGACTTCGCTATCATTGAGAAGAATGAAAGGAACCTCCACGACCTTGAGCAAACCCCTTACTTGTTCGTCGAAGGCGACGCCACCCATGACGAATATTTGGAAAGAGCGGGAATCAGGCGGGCGGCCTGCTTGGTCAACATGGTCGACTGCGACGCAGACTCCCTGTACATCTCTCTCGCCGGCCGCACCCTCAACCCTGATCTTTACATCATTGCCCGTGCCTCGGATGAATCAGCCAGGCGGAAAATTCTCCGAGCCGGTGCCGACAAAGTGATCCTTCCGGTTGTGGTTTCTGGGGTCAAGGTAGCTCAGTCAGTTCTCAATCCCGCCATTGAAGGCCTGTTGGACATTGAAGGCGTGGATCTACAGGCCGACCGCAGGGTACAGATGGCGGAAATTGATATTACAGCAAAATCAAAGCTCAAAGGAAAAAGCCTTATCAACTGCGGATTCAAAAGAGAAGGAGTGATCGTCGTCGGTATTCGTCACAAAGACGGTGAGTTTACCTTTGCCCCGGACTCCCAATATGAGTTTTCCGAAGGGGACACTTTGGTCACCCTCAGTACTCCTCAGTCCTTTGAAGAAGTCAAACAGGCCCAACAGGATGCCTAG
- a CDS encoding segregation/condensation protein A, with translation MSLVIQLERFEGPLGLLLHLIRREEMDIFDINIHEITRQYLDFIKSMKKLDLENAGDFVSMAASLIQIKSKMLLPQYNEDGEEIEQEDPRKELVAKLLEYQKYQDAAHRLYDRPLVGRDVYLRGERMDLESEEEGEIIVEDNALFALISAYRAAIRGMKKGIHKVSEALQSISERILEIKDRLVVGRMLGFFEFIDGEKRGEARSSQVLVTFISLLELAKMGFVSLFQADDKSEIRIEAKHMVDGDVISTVEDYDNAHASEVAMHILEEAEAEHEVPIDLEAAAEKLMEEASAEVIQQQEDELADAATDEEILAEEMKLDEEDRQRGHELGEELGEEIFLPVEAMEPTQDGEL, from the coding sequence TTGAGCCTAGTTATACAACTGGAACGTTTTGAGGGGCCATTAGGGCTGCTTCTTCACCTGATTCGTCGTGAGGAAATGGATATTTTTGATATCAATATCCATGAGATCACCCGCCAGTATTTGGATTTCATCAAATCCATGAAGAAGTTGGATCTGGAAAATGCCGGCGACTTTGTCAGCATGGCGGCCAGCCTCATTCAGATTAAGTCAAAGATGCTTCTCCCTCAGTACAACGAGGACGGGGAAGAGATTGAACAAGAAGACCCTCGCAAAGAGCTGGTGGCCAAGCTTCTGGAGTACCAGAAGTATCAGGATGCCGCCCATCGCCTCTACGACCGCCCCCTTGTTGGCCGCGATGTTTATTTGCGTGGCGAGCGGATGGATTTGGAGTCTGAAGAAGAAGGCGAAATCATTGTCGAAGACAATGCGCTGTTTGCTTTGATCTCAGCTTATCGCGCGGCCATTCGCGGGATGAAAAAGGGCATTCACAAGGTTTCGGAGGCGCTGCAGTCCATTTCGGAAAGGATTCTGGAAATCAAAGACCGGCTGGTTGTCGGTCGTATGCTTGGATTCTTTGAGTTCATCGATGGAGAGAAACGGGGAGAGGCACGGTCGAGCCAGGTCTTGGTGACCTTCATTTCTCTGCTTGAGTTGGCCAAGATGGGTTTTGTGTCTTTGTTTCAGGCGGATGACAAGTCGGAAATTCGTATTGAGGCCAAGCACATGGTTGATGGGGATGTGATTTCCACCGTTGAAGACTACGACAATGCCCATGCCAGTGAAGTAGCTATGCATATTCTGGAAGAGGCCGAGGCTGAACATGAGGTGCCCATTGACTTGGAGGCTGCTGCCGAAAAACTCATGGAAGAGGCGAGTGCGGAAGTGATTCAGCAGCAAGAAGACGAGTTAGCTGACGCTGCCACCGACGAGGAAATTCTCGCCGAAGAGATGAAGCTAGATGAAGAAGATAGGCAGCGTGGACATGAGCTGGGTGAGGAATTGGGCGAAGAGATCTTTTTGCCAGTTGAGGCAATGGAACCGACACAGGATGGTGAGCTGTGA
- a CDS encoding radical SAM protein, translating into MKVVLVGVPYINTRIPPLSIALLAGHLRQNDFEVASVDLNIEAYKAAPEDLKKYWKMTQGFQWAEKDIFDAILFPRLVEPNLGGWVSMILEHKPDVVGISATASPMAKIIGRQIRQRSPQVKIIYGGPTCSKFYGDDSYKDPTVSDAVVDGEGEETLLDLMNKYRDHGEFVPVPGASVYYQGQFVDGGFRPGVKDLDSLAPPDFEDFDLADYTDEDSYGGKKEFLEVPVYSSRGCVAKCHFCMDYKMWQSYRFKSAKAFVQELKYLRDKYGAGQYFFVELLFNGSHKWVREYAAEMKKEGLHFPFHSHGRISKNMTPELLRNLREVGLFHLNYGLESASDKVLKLMTKGYGYREASRCIIDTHNAGISMSINLVIGYPGETTKEWLKTLWFIIRHRKFINSKPNMAICDVIPGADLHQNPEKFGITFDPKDPYFFSNWQTIDGKNTFKVRKFRRDIMDYVFSRIRFHEYYRERDRLRGQNKTGDKSLGRLLKKLYIAQPRRHDSPGLK; encoded by the coding sequence ATGAAAGTCGTACTGGTTGGAGTTCCGTACATCAATACTCGTATTCCACCCCTTTCAATTGCCCTGTTGGCAGGTCACCTTCGGCAGAACGACTTTGAGGTGGCTTCGGTTGATCTCAATATCGAGGCCTACAAGGCTGCTCCGGAAGACTTAAAGAAATACTGGAAGATGACGCAAGGCTTCCAGTGGGCTGAGAAGGATATTTTCGACGCTATTTTATTTCCGCGTCTGGTGGAGCCCAATCTGGGTGGCTGGGTTTCAATGATCCTAGAGCATAAGCCGGATGTGGTGGGGATTTCTGCCACCGCCTCACCCATGGCCAAAATCATTGGCCGGCAGATCCGTCAACGATCTCCCCAGGTCAAGATTATCTACGGCGGGCCCACCTGCTCCAAGTTTTATGGTGATGACAGCTACAAAGATCCAACCGTCAGTGATGCGGTTGTCGATGGCGAAGGTGAAGAAACCCTGCTCGATCTAATGAACAAATACCGGGATCACGGAGAGTTTGTCCCCGTGCCGGGCGCATCGGTTTATTACCAGGGACAATTTGTCGATGGTGGCTTTCGCCCGGGAGTAAAAGATTTAGATTCCCTGGCTCCACCTGATTTTGAGGATTTTGATCTTGCTGATTATACCGACGAAGACAGCTATGGTGGCAAAAAGGAATTCTTGGAAGTCCCCGTCTACTCTTCCCGCGGATGTGTGGCCAAATGCCACTTCTGTATGGACTACAAAATGTGGCAGAGCTACCGCTTTAAGAGTGCCAAGGCCTTTGTTCAGGAACTCAAATATCTCCGCGACAAGTATGGGGCCGGGCAGTACTTCTTTGTGGAGCTACTGTTTAATGGCAGCCACAAGTGGGTGCGCGAGTACGCAGCGGAGATGAAGAAAGAAGGTCTTCACTTTCCCTTTCACTCCCATGGTCGAATTTCCAAAAACATGACCCCGGAGTTGCTGAGGAATCTGCGCGAAGTGGGTTTGTTTCATTTGAACTACGGCCTGGAATCAGCTTCCGACAAAGTATTGAAACTCATGACCAAGGGGTACGGCTACCGGGAAGCCTCCCGCTGTATCATCGACACTCACAATGCAGGCATTAGCATGTCGATCAACTTGGTGATTGGTTACCCGGGAGAAACTACCAAAGAGTGGTTGAAGACCCTTTGGTTCATCATTCGCCACCGCAAGTTTATTAACAGCAAACCCAATATGGCCATCTGTGATGTGATCCCTGGTGCGGACCTCCATCAAAATCCTGAAAAGTTCGGCATTACCTTTGACCCCAAAGATCCTTATTTCTTTTCCAACTGGCAGACAATTGACGGCAAAAACACCTTTAAGGTTCGCAAGTTTCGCCGCGACATCATGGATTATGTCTTTTCCCGCATTCGTTTTCACGAGTACTATCGAGAGCGAGATCGATTGCGTGGTCAGAACAAGACAGGTGACAAATCACTGGGCCGATTGCTCAAGAAACTCTATATCGCCCAGCCCAGACGCCACGATAGTCCGGGCCTTAAGTAA
- a CDS encoding peptide chain release factor 3 — MSSGTIGEEVQKRRTFAIISHPDAGKTTITEKILYEGGVIREAGEVKGKAGTKAATSDWMVLEQQRGVSITSSALQLEFNGLHINLLDTPGHKDFGEDTYRTLIAADSAAMLIDAAKGVEAQTRKLYEVCRLRKIPIFTFANKMDREGKEPLELIDDVENTLGMRCYPMTWPIGMGDRFRGLFHRQQNKVYLFTRGVEEPTVHDVTGWEDPQIGQWVEEELLLKFHEDMELLEGALGPFESEEFLAGDVSPMTFGSAKFNWGVDLFLELFSQFAPPPGSRHVSTGEVDPKDGKFSGFVFKIQANMDKKHRDRIAFIRVCSGKFVRGMKVKHVRLGRDLRLAYASQFQARERETVDEAFAGDIVGIVDTGYFQIGDTITEGRDFEFDKIPRFSPEIFGRLSVKDPLKRKQLQKGVQQLSEEGMIQKFFDPVVGQQDPILGVVGELQLDVLMFRLNDEYKLDVKLERLPYSVARWPRKEGLPAKDLKGGARIFHDDNEEPVLLLEKEWDLRWLEKENPDLSFHISGRV; from the coding sequence ATGAGTTCAGGTACCATTGGTGAAGAAGTGCAGAAGAGACGAACCTTCGCCATTATCTCCCACCCCGATGCAGGGAAGACCACAATCACTGAAAAAATTCTCTATGAAGGGGGAGTGATACGGGAGGCCGGTGAGGTCAAAGGTAAGGCTGGGACTAAGGCGGCCACCTCTGATTGGATGGTTTTGGAACAGCAAAGGGGTGTCTCGATCACATCGAGCGCGTTACAACTGGAGTTTAATGGACTTCACATCAACCTTTTGGATACGCCTGGCCACAAGGACTTTGGTGAGGATACGTATCGAACCTTAATCGCCGCCGATTCAGCGGCCATGTTGATTGATGCGGCGAAAGGGGTTGAGGCCCAAACTCGAAAGCTCTATGAGGTGTGTCGACTGCGAAAAATCCCAATTTTCACCTTTGCCAATAAGATGGACCGCGAGGGCAAAGAGCCTTTGGAATTAATCGATGATGTGGAAAACACACTCGGGATGCGATGTTATCCCATGACCTGGCCAATTGGCATGGGTGATCGGTTCCGCGGGTTGTTTCACCGCCAGCAAAACAAGGTCTATCTGTTTACTCGCGGAGTGGAGGAACCAACTGTTCACGATGTGACGGGATGGGAAGACCCACAGATAGGGCAATGGGTTGAGGAGGAATTGTTATTGAAATTTCATGAGGACATGGAGCTCTTGGAGGGAGCACTCGGGCCCTTTGAGTCCGAGGAGTTCTTAGCCGGCGATGTGAGTCCCATGACTTTTGGCAGTGCCAAGTTTAATTGGGGAGTGGACCTGTTTTTGGAGTTGTTCAGCCAATTTGCTCCACCTCCGGGGTCCCGTCATGTTTCTACTGGTGAGGTGGACCCCAAGGATGGTAAATTTTCCGGATTCGTATTCAAGATTCAGGCGAATATGGACAAGAAACATCGGGATCGTATTGCCTTTATTCGTGTTTGTTCAGGGAAGTTCGTTCGCGGCATGAAGGTCAAACACGTGAGACTGGGAAGAGACTTGCGATTGGCCTATGCCAGTCAATTTCAGGCTCGAGAAAGGGAAACGGTCGACGAGGCCTTTGCTGGAGACATTGTCGGGATCGTGGATACTGGCTACTTTCAAATTGGAGACACCATTACTGAAGGCCGTGACTTTGAATTCGACAAAATTCCTCGTTTTTCGCCGGAAATCTTTGGTCGACTGTCGGTGAAAGATCCCTTGAAGCGCAAACAACTTCAAAAAGGTGTCCAGCAGTTGTCTGAAGAGGGAATGATCCAGAAATTCTTTGATCCAGTGGTTGGCCAACAGGACCCAATCCTGGGCGTGGTGGGGGAACTGCAACTGGATGTTCTCATGTTCCGTCTTAATGATGAATACAAACTGGATGTCAAACTGGAAAGGCTCCCTTACTCGGTGGCCCGGTGGCCACGCAAGGAAGGACTGCCGGCTAAAGACCTTAAGGGCGGGGCACGGATTTTTCATGACGACAATGAGGAGCCAGTTCTCTTGCTGGAAAAGGAATGGGATTTGCGTTGGCTGGAAAAGGAAAATCCCGACCTCAGTTTTCACATTTCCGGGCGGGTTTAA